Genomic window (Candidatus Magasanikbacteria bacterium RIFOXYB2_FULL_38_10):
AAAGAATACAGTTTTTCCAGTTCCTCACGAGCTAAGCGCAAAGAAGAGAGCAGATCTAAAAGCTCGGTTGTTTTGATGGCGGATTCCGGAGTTTCTGAGGCATTTAATTTCGCCATATCCGCGGATTTAACGCCCCCGGCTTCTAATCCTGCGCGGCTTGTACCTCCTTCTGGTTTTCTTGATAGCATATTTAAGAGTTAGATTTTAGGATGAAATTAAAAAATTACAATTCCCAAGGATAAAAATTTTTCACTTTATTTTTTTCACCTTTTAAACCGACAAAACAATAATCACGATTTTTATATTTTTTCATAAAATATTTCATATTTGCATCCTTAAAACTTTCAAAATTTATTTTAACTTCCACAGGAACAATATCATCTTTTTTTCTTAAAATAAAATCAATTTCTTTTTTATCTCTAGTGCGCCAAAAATAAATATTATTTCTTCCGTATTTTTTTACCAACTCCCCAAAAATGCTTGTCTCAAAAACCGAACCGATAATTTCCTTCTGTAATTCTTTAAGCCACAAAATTTGCATCAAACCGGAATCATAAAAAAATATCTTTGGCGTCTTAAAGAGTTCACTCCGAATATTTCTGTTAAATGGCCGCACCAATTTTATAATATAAGTATTCTCCAATATGAACAAATATTTTTCCACAGTTTGTTTGGAAATCTTGCAAGTATTGGACAATTCGGCAATATTCAATAATTGACCGCTTTGTGCAGACAACACTTCAATCAATTTATTAAATTTCTCCACATCTTTAATTTGCGCCAAATCTCTGATGTCTTTTCTAATATAGGTATCCGCAATTTGTTGTAAATACTTTGCTTTCATATCCACTTCCTCAGCAAGAACTACTTTAGGATAACCCCCGTATAAAACATAAGCGGCATAAAAGGATTTTAATTCGCTTATTTTTTTTTCAGTAAACGTTAATTTTTTTTCAAAATGATAATTTTTAAAAAGCAAAAACTCTTCAAATGATAAATTGAATATCTCAAAATTTACTGTTCGCCCAACCAAAGAATCCCTAAACTTATTTTTAATCTCAAAACTGGATGAACCGGAAACAATTAACTTGATGTTTTGATGATGATCAGCTATTATTTTTAGGAATTCGGAAGGATTATTCAAATATTGTATTTCATCTATAAAAACAAAAATTTTTTTAAGACTGTCGGACCAAAAGCCTTCTTCTTTTAAATAAGAAACAAAATCATCCACCCCGGCATCCAATATTCTTGCCAGACGAGAATCTTCCAAATCAATATAACAAGGACGGTATCCTTGATTTTTCAAATAATCTTTAAGCCAATATAAAATATGGGTTTTTCCAACTTGTCGCGCCCCGTGCAAAACTAAAATATCATTAGTTTTCAAATATTTTATTATTTCGTCAGCTATTTGCCGTTTAAATATCCTTTGATTCATACTAAAAGTTTTTAATGGATTTGTCTATATATTAAATCATACATAAAGTAAAGTCAAGTTTAATTTATGTATGATTTAAAACAAACGGAAGCAGGGCGGACAAATCCCTTTGTGGGCAAACCAATACGCTGGTTTGCGCTGGTTGTATTAGCCCAAATTTTTTAAAAAAAGATTTCAAATATCCAAGAATTTAAGAAACAAGCATCCAGTCCGCCCTAAACGGAGAGAGAGACGCCCAAATGGCTGTGCGCGAGGCCGGGTTCCCAGCTGCTCAAGTCCGCGCCACCCGCGCCACAGTTGCCAACGCTCACCAATTTGCCACCGGCGGATCGCTTAGCAGACCAGTGATATGAATTATTGTATAAACGATTGCCTGAAGTCCTAAAAACTGTAAAAAATTGGTAAATAATTTCCAACGGCTCCGGGCGATTTCGGGAATTAACCGCCAGATTGGATAATTGCTCGGCCGCGCCCCGCCAATCACCATTGTTAATAAGAGTTTGTATTTGTTCCAGTCTGGCGTCAGAACATTCGGCTGAATCTTCAGCGCTTAACAAATTATGCTCCTGCAAAAATCCGCGCAAAAATTTGGTTTGGGCAATATAATCTTTGGCGGAAGAATTTGGCAGGGATCCACGGTGGACTAATTTCCAAGACATCGGGAATGGTGTATTGGCCCAAGACTCATTTTCCCACCATTTGGAGGCGGTTAATTTGCCCTGATTTCTTTCTTGCATATCCGGTTCAACTTTTTCTCTAAGATTTTTTAAATTCAAAGGAGTACCATCAGCAAAACTATCCACTTCTAAAACCAAAAACCATTCACTTCTTAATCCTTCCCTGCCCAATTGATTAAAAAATTCTGCCAACTCTGTTAATTTTTGTTGTAAAAGTGTTTCTGCTTGTCTTTGTCTTTCCGGAGTAAAATTCATTAAGTGCCTTCCATTCTCCAAAGTAAAAGCTCTATCCACTTCTTCTATTCCAATAAAATATTCACCAAATAATTCGCGACATTCTGTTGCCAGCTGTTCATAATCCCCGCTAAGTTCAAGATTAACCGGAATTATTTCTCTTGGAGGCTGATTTTCTTGCTCCGCGCCACCTTCGGATTGTATTCCTTGTGGTTTTTCTTCTTCCGCTACTACCGGCGGCTTAATTTCTATGGACATTTTTCCAATTATTTTTTCTGATTTATCCAAGACCTTAAAGACCTCGGAAATAAGCTGATCGATTTCTTCTTTGGAATAAACAATATCCACCAAACTCGTGGCCGGCCTGCCACTTTGTTTTAAATGTTCCTGCGCACCAAGATAAATTTCGTTAAACAATTTAAGCCAAGTCTTGGGATTGCCTAAATGCAAATTTCCTGTGCTATCAAAAAATTCCGACCGCAAAGATTGGTGATTGCCCGGCAAAGAAAAAATTATTTTTAAAGCCTCTTTGGCCATTTGTTGTTTGCGCAAAGAAATTTTTTCCGCAGGATTAGCCATACCAATTGCTTCCCAAGCAGCTTCGGAAGCAACATCTTCTCTTTCCAAAATCTTGCCGGCTGTCTTAGGTTTATCAATTTTTGGTTTCTTAGCCGATTCTTCAATTGCTGCTAAAAGTTCACTGCGTATTTTTTGCCATAAATCATAAAAAGGATGCAAAACATCGGCTAATTTCTGATCAACCTCTTTCCAAGAGGCTACTTTAGAATCAGTGCCCAATGTTTTCTGCCATTCTTTTTTTAAATCAGAGGAGGAAAAAATCTTTTTTTCCGCCTGACCTATTTTTTTATACGATATTTCCATGTCTTTAGCCCACGCTTCTGCTTTTTCTTTAATATCCGCTGCCAAATCCGCAGTTAATGGCAAACCACCCGCTGTTTCTTCTTCTTCCAAAACGCGGGAAAGGTGCTTAACGTCGGGGGCATATTTTTCCACTCTTGGCGGAACCGGCTGGCTTTCATATTTTGGTTTAAGGATGGGTGATCCGGAGAAAGAATACAGTTTTTCCAGTTCCTCACGAGCTAAGCGCAAAGAAGAGAGCAGATCTAAAAGCTCGGTTGTTTTGATGGCGGATTCCGGAGTTTCTTGTTTTAATAACCCTGTTTCCGTCTCCTCGGGCTTTGCTCCTTCGTGTAATCTACTAGACATATTTTAGAATAATTTTAAATTTTTATAGGTTTATTTTAGCACAATTTAAGCAAAAAGTCAAGTTTTTTTAACTTTTAATTTACTTCTTACTCTTGTCTATAATAACAATTTCCGGTTTTCGTTTGCTTCTGACAAAACCCTTATTGATTACCGCGCGTTTAGCAAAACCGGCTCTGGTTCCTCCAACCGGGCCATGAATTTCTTTATGTTTTATTTTGGCTCTCCTCTCCCCTTTTATAATAAATCCCTTCAGCGGCTTAGACATATGCTAAATCCCGCCAACCAGCAAATTAAAAAGCCAAGAAATGATCGGCTGAATCAATTCAAAAGCAAAAAAAATAAAAAACAATAAAATAAAAAAACCGTTGCGTTCTAAAAAAAAGCGCAGGCGGTAATATCTGTCCGGCAAAAGGGCAAATAAAATTTTAGATCCGTCCAACGGTGGAATCGGCACTAAATTAAAAACTGCCAGTAAAATGTTGGCATAAACAATAATGGCAAATAGAGAAGTTAAAATACTTGCGTAAGAACTGGCAGAAACCACCAAGGGGTTAGTTCCGGGAGCTACAATTCTAATAAAAAACGCAAAAATTCCCGCCACTAATAAATTAGAGATCGGCCCAGCCGCTCCCACTAAAGCAGGTCCCCATTTAGGATTTTTTAAATTATAAGGGTTATAGGGAACAGGCTTGGCATAGGCAAAAATAAAGGAGCCGCCGGAAATTACATACAAAAAAATAGGCAGAATGATGGTTCCCCAGCGGTCTATATGCGCCATTGGGTTTAAAGTTAAACGTCCGGCATATTTAGCCGTAGGATCGCCCAAAATAAAAGCCGCATAACCATGGGCAAATTCGTGAATAATAGAGGAAGGCACAATCACTAAAAAGAAGAAAATTAAAGAAAGCAAATCCATATTCTAAATAATTAACTTGACAATTTATTTAAATTCCTTTATTCTATATTCATTATTATAAATTCTATATTCTAAAACATTTTATGTCCAGAAGATGTGAAAAATGCGGTCGCGGCCCAACAGCCGGCGCTACCCGCAGCCACTCTAATATTAAAAGCAAGCGCCGCGTGCAAATCAATTTGCAATCTAAAAAAATTGATGGCAAAAAGACTAAAATCTGCACTAGCTGTATGAGGACTCTTGCCAAAGTTAAAAAATAGATTTTTGCACTAAATATTCTGTATTGCCAAAATCGCGATAACGGCTTGGATCACCTAAAGTGACTACATAGTAAATCCGGCCGTTTTTTTGTATAACCATAGCCAAACAATTTTTGGCCTCATCTAAGTAGCCGGTTTTGCTGCTTAAAATAGAAAAATCAGTCTTGCCAATTAAAGAATTGGTATGTTTAATATGATGATGAACAACTTTTCCAGTTTTGCCAATTACGTCAAAATTGTAAGTAGTTGTATCTAAAACCTCACGCAACTCTGAATATTGATAAACTTCTGCCAAAATTTTAGCTTGATCGGCAGAGGTGGAAACATTTTTAGGAGAAATGCCACTAGGGTCAACATAAATGGTATTTTCCATGCCCAATCTTTGCGCTTTGGCATTCATTTTAACCACAAAATCTTTTAAAGAAAGATTAGTTGCGTCAACAAGCATTCGTGGCGGTTCATTAACCGAAGCCACTAACATGCCATAAAGCAAGTCCTTTACTTTAACAACATCTCCTTTTTTGAATTTTAAATAATTGGCGTAGACGTAATGATCATTAGGATTATAAACAATTGTTTCATCCCATTCTTTAACGCGATTTTCCATAAAAACCAAGGCGGTCATCAGTTTGGTTAAAGAGGCAATAGGCACGGCCTTGACGGATTCTTTGCTTTTTAAACATTTTCCTTCTTCATTGGCCAAAAAATAAGTGGAGATTTTGGCCGGATTAAATTTAACGGAAACTTTTTTTGCCGGCTGTTTGACAGCGGCTTCAACTGGGGAATTTAAACCAAAAAAACCACAAGAAAAAAGCAAAAAGAAAAGAAAAAAAGAAATTTTTAATTTACAATGAGACATATTTTAAGTTGGTCGGGCTGCGGAGAGTCGAACTCCGAACTCACCCTCCTGGGCTACGCGGCCTACGGCATCGCTTCGCCCGTTTCGCCAGCTAAAAGGCAAAGCAGTTTGCCTTTTAGCTTTGACTCAACCCCCGCGGGTGTATATTATAAAAAATCGGGCTAGGCGGACTCGAACCGCCGACCTCACCCACCCCAAGGGTGTGCGCTAGCCAACTGCGCTATAGCCCGAAAATGGTAAAAATTGGGTTTTAAAAGTCCCGCAAAAATAGCCTCGTCAAATACTTCCTGCATTACAGGTGGGTGCCCGCAAGACTAAATTCTGAACGAATCAGCAACTTAGCCCAATAAAGGCTCCCAAAGTATTTTGTTGTAGAGGTATTGTGTCCGAGGCAAGCGGGACATCTTTATTTTAACATTTAATGGATTTTTGTCAAAAAAAGCGCCCGTGTTTTCACGAGCGCAAGTTACATAAATAACTTACCTACTTTTTTTCCCCAGTTTCTTACCATTTTCCTGGCGCATCAGTCTCCAAATAAGCCAGTTATAAAAAACCAAAAGACATTCCAGGGAGGCACGAATAGTTTCGGTACCGTAGCAAAACACACCCTTGTCCATCGTTTGCCCAGCACTATTTTCTCCACCCTTGCCTTTACCATTACCATTCTCTCTAAGTTCTGCCTTAAACTTCATGATAACCTGAACCAAATTGGAGTTGGTTGAACCCAAGGAGTGCACCACGTAAGAGCTTACTGATGAGCTGCTAATGACTTTTTCCCAAGCCGGAAAAATCTGTACCAGAGCCTGCCTGATACCACCCTCCAAAAGATCCACGATGCCAAGCGAAACCTCCTCGCCTGTAAAGGATCGCGCCTGCAAAAAATTTTGAGGCTTTACTTCAAGTAAAAAACTCTTACTGGCAGTAATAGTGGCCTCATATTCACCAATCTTAACCAAAAGCGTAACTTGAACACTATGGGTTTTGTCTTCTCCCCCGGCATCGCCCATGGCGCCAATATTATACCTCACTGTCAAAGACGGCACGTCCCCAGTAGCCAAGACTTCCTTTAATTCTTGAAGCATCGGACCGGCAATGAGATAAGTTGCTTTTCTTTCCATTCTCCCCTCCTAACTGTTAAAGCGGCGGAATAGAGCATTACACAACTATGAAATACTCTATTCCGCCGTTTTTTTTGATAAAGAACCTATTAAAATTATTCCAAAATTCCATCTAAATTTACATCGTACAAAATCTGTTCACTAATTAAACGATAATTAATCAATTCCTCTTTTTTAAACCAGTGTTTTATTTCCATTTCCGCTTCTTCTACTGATCCGGAGGCATGAATCAAATTGCGCACGGCGCGGCCGTCAACATCAGACATTTGATAAGAATCCAAAACATAGTCGCCGCGAATTGTACCCACATCAGAAGTTAAAGGTTCCGTACCCCCAACCAATTTACGAACAATCTTAACCACATGCGCACCCTTCCAAACCATAGCCACCACCGGGCCGCTGGCCATATATTTTTTTAAGTTGGCTAAAATTTTAGCGGTAATTTCTAATGGATCTTCTGAAGGAGGAATCAAACCTTTATCTTTATAACCTTTGATGGTTTTTTCACCGGTCACGCGGCGCCAGTTAGGATCCAAAGTATAATGCTGTTCAACCATTTCCGAAGTAGGTACAAACATTTTCATAGCGCTTAATTTTAAACCAACTTGTTCAAAACGCTTGACAATTTCTCCAATTAAAGAACGTTGGATAGCGTCCGGTTTAATAATTACCAAGGTTTGTTCTTCTTTATGATGAGACATATTTTAAAATAATGATTAATTTGAATATTATCTTAATCGATTTTTTAGATTTTGGCAAGGCACGGCTTCCTGCGTGACAAACATGGCTTCTTTACTAGCTTCTATTTTTAATTTCCTCTACCACTTTTTCTACAAAATCTTTTTTACTCATTTTCATTTGATCCTCTTGCCCGCGCAGACGAATTGTCCATTCCTCCCCTTCCAATTCTCTGCCACCAACTACCACAATATAAGGAACCTTTTCTTCTACGGCTTTGCGCACGCGATTGCCTACTGTTTCATCAGCATTGTCAACTTCAACTCTAAGGCCGCTAGATTTTAATTCTTTAGCTAAGACAGTAGCGCCTTCAATAAATTTACTAGATACTGTCACTAGTTGAATTTGTACTGGCGATAACCACACTGGCCATATGCCGGCAAAATGTTCTATAAGAAAAGCCATAAACCGCTCATGAGTGGAAAGAGGCGCGCGATGAATCACAAACACTTCATTATTTTCTCTACCATTTTCATCAATATATTTTAGTCCAAACCTTTCACGCGCCAAAAAATCTAACTGCACGGTGGACATTGTTTCTTCGCGTCCAATTATGGATTTAAACTGCACGTCAACTTTTGGTCCGTAAAAAGCCGCCTCATCGTCTGCCTCCACAAATTTTACATCCATCTCTTGTAAAACTTCACGAATAATTTTTTGTGAATATTCCCAGTTCTCTGGTTCATTAATATATTTTTCCAAATGATCCGGACTCCATTTAGAAAGACGAAACCAATAATTTTCCAATTTGAAAATTTTGAAATAATTAATGA
Coding sequences:
- a CDS encoding 50S ribosomal protein L28, translating into MSRRCEKCGRGPTAGATRSHSNIKSKRRVQINLQSKKIDGKKTKICTSCMRTLAKVKK